TAGGACCAGAACGAAAATATATAGTAAAAAACAAAAATAAAAAAAGCCGGTCACCTTCACAGTAACCGGCCTTTTTGGTAATGCTCTGGCGCCCCCAGCTTACACCTGCAAGCCGTAGCCGTTCAGCGGGAACTGCAGGCACAGTTCGCGGACTTCGGCCCTGACCTGTTTGCAGACATCGGCGACGTTGTCGTCGTTGGCTGCCGAGATGACGCGATCGATGAACTCAACGATCTTTTCAGCTTCGGCGACCTTCATGCCGCGGGTGGTCATGGCCGGGGTACCGACGCGGATACCACTGGTAACGAATGGTGATTTGTCGTCGAAGGGCACCATGTTCTTGTTGACCGTGATGCCTGCGTCGTGCAGCAGGTTTTCGGCCACTTTGCCGTTGACGTTCTTGTTACGCAGGTCAAGCAGCATGAGGTGGTTCTTCGTACCGCCGCTGACGATGTGGTAGTCGGCAGCGAGGAACTTGGCAGCCATCGCGGCGGCGTTGTCCTTGATCTGCTGCGCATAGGCTTTGAACTCGGGCTGGAGCGCTTCGCCGAAGGCAACCGCCTTGCCGGCGATGATGTGCATGAGCGGACCGCCCTGAATGCCAGGCATCACCTCGGCGTCGATCACCTCGGACATCATCTTCACACGCGGGCCATTCTTGGTGTTAACCGTAATGCCCATCGGATTCTCGAAATCCTTGCCCATCATAATCATGCCGCCGCGCGGGCCGCGCAGGGTTTTGTGGGTGGTGGTGGTCACGAAGTGGCAGTGCGGAACCGGGTTGGCCGAAAGTCCAGCGGCAACGAGGCCTGCCGGATGCGCGATGTCGGCCATAAGGAACGCACCAACCTTGTCGGCGATTTCGCGGAACGCCTTGAAGTCGAAGCCCTGAGAATAGGCGCTCGCGCCGGTGATGATGAGCTTCGGTTTGACCTTTAATGCCATCTCTTCGACCGCGTTCATGTCGATAATGCCGGTTTCCTTGTCGACACCGTAGGAGTGGGCGTCGAAGAACTGGCCGGAGAAGTTCACCTTGCTGCCATGGGTAAGGTGGCCGCCGTGGGAGAGGTCGAGCCCCATGATGGAGTCGCCCGGCTTGAGCACAGCGAAGAGCACCGCCATGTTGGCGCTGGAGCCGGAGTGCGGCTGCACGTTGACGTACTCACAGCCGAAAAGCTTCTTGGCGCGGTCGCGGGCGAGGTTCTCAGCGACATCGACAAATTCGCAGCCACCATAGTAGCGCTTGCCGGGGTAGCCCTCGGCATATTTATTGGTCATGACCGAACCGCAGGCTTCCATGACCGCCGTGCTGGTGAAGTTTTCCGAAGCGATCAGCTCCAGGGTTTCAGTCTGGCGTCTGGTTTCATTGGCAATCGCCTCGAAGACCTCGGGGTCGAGCCGCTTGAGAAGTTCGTAGTCCATCGTCTGTCCTTCTCCCGTGGGAGTTTTATTGTTTTTTATGCTGTTTCAGTTGCTCTTCGGCAAGACGCTCGAAGATAATGCGTTCGTTGCCGGAAACGGTTTCGATCATGTGACCGAGCTTGTCGCGCTTGGTCTGCAGGTAGTGGCGGTTCACCTCGTTCGGCTCGATTTCGAGCGGTACGCGTTCGACGATTTCGAGGCCATAGCCTTCCAGACCGACAATCTTTTTCGGGTTGTTGGTCATCAACCGCATCTTCCGAACGCCGAGGTCCTGAAGAATCTGCGCACCGATGCCGTAGTCGCGAAGGTCGGGTTTGAAACCGAGCTTCTCGTTGGCCTCGACCGTGTCGAACCCTTCATCCTGAAGATTGTACGCTTTGAGCTTGTTGATGAGCCCGATGCCGCGTCCTTCCTGCATCAGATAGACCAGGACGCCTCGTCCCTCTTTTTCGATCATGCGCAGGGCGGTTTCAAGCTGGTGGCCACAATCGCAGCGAAGCGAACCGAAGGTGTCGCCGGTGGCACACTGCGAGTGCACCCGAACCAGCACCGGCTCGCCATTGCCGACATCGCCCTTGACAAAGGCCATGTGGTTCTGGTTATCGACCATGGTTTCGTAGGCTATCAGGCCGAACTCGCCGTGCGCGGTGGGAAGTTTC
This portion of the Chlorobaculum parvum NCIB 8327 genome encodes:
- the glyA gene encoding serine hydroxymethyltransferase, giving the protein MDYELLKRLDPEVFEAIANETRRQTETLELIASENFTSTAVMEACGSVMTNKYAEGYPGKRYYGGCEFVDVAENLARDRAKKLFGCEYVNVQPHSGSSANMAVLFAVLKPGDSIMGLDLSHGGHLTHGSKVNFSGQFFDAHSYGVDKETGIIDMNAVEEMALKVKPKLIITGASAYSQGFDFKAFREIADKVGAFLMADIAHPAGLVAAGLSANPVPHCHFVTTTTHKTLRGPRGGMIMMGKDFENPMGITVNTKNGPRVKMMSEVIDAEVMPGIQGGPLMHIIAGKAVAFGEALQPEFKAYAQQIKDNAAAMAAKFLAADYHIVSGGTKNHLMLLDLRNKNVNGKVAENLLHDAGITVNKNMVPFDDKSPFVTSGIRVGTPAMTTRGMKVAEAEKIVEFIDRVISAANDDNVADVCKQVRAEVRELCLQFPLNGYGLQV